Proteins from a genomic interval of Nitrosomonas sp.:
- a CDS encoding cytochrome c1, protein MKIMKLLLISSMVLLIPCFAHAAASVALDKAPINVDDKESLKRGAKSFVEYCLTCHGAEFMRYNRHRDLGMSEGEIVDQLIHTGQKVGELMESSMRKKEAETWFGVVPPDLSVISRARGADWLYTYLRAFYRDSSTVSGWNNLVFDKVAMPHVLHQLQGQQVLSGNDHKIEKASTTKQLELAVPGVMTEAEFNNFVVDLVNYMVYLGEPHAAHRKELGMGVLLFLFLLLGLAYLLKKEYWRDIH, encoded by the coding sequence ATGAAAATAATGAAACTTTTGCTGATTTCGAGTATGGTATTGCTGATTCCATGCTTTGCTCATGCTGCTGCCAGTGTTGCCTTGGATAAGGCCCCAATTAATGTGGATGATAAAGAATCATTGAAACGGGGTGCTAAAAGTTTTGTCGAGTACTGCCTGACTTGTCACGGCGCAGAATTTATGCGTTACAATCGCCATCGTGATCTTGGCATGAGCGAGGGTGAGATTGTCGATCAACTAATCCATACTGGTCAAAAAGTTGGCGAGTTGATGGAGAGCTCGATGAGGAAAAAAGAAGCGGAAACTTGGTTTGGTGTTGTGCCGCCAGATTTATCAGTCATTTCTCGTGCGCGTGGAGCAGATTGGTTGTATACCTACCTAAGGGCGTTCTACAGAGATTCATCAACAGTGAGCGGTTGGAATAATTTGGTTTTTGATAAAGTGGCCATGCCTCATGTTTTGCATCAGCTCCAAGGTCAGCAGGTTTTAAGTGGTAACGACCATAAAATTGAAAAAGCTTCAACGACTAAACAGCTTGAGCTGGCTGTCCCCGGCGTAATGACGGAAGCCGAGTTTAATAATTTTGTAGTCGACTTAGTCAACTACATGGTGTATCTTGGCGAGCCTCATGCGGCGCATAGAAAAGAGTTGGGAATGGGAGTTCTATTGTTTTTATTCCTGTTGTTGGGGCTAGCTTACTTGCTTAAAAAAGAATACTGGCGGGATATTCACTGA
- a CDS encoding GTP-binding protein, producing MEKVVYFSYARNDQPMAMHGVQHILHPLTPLPAWPDNDRRSKIVFITRDMERETVERIFKVITQVARRGQ from the coding sequence ATGGAAAAGGTGGTTTATTTTTCCTATGCCCGCAACGACCAGCCTATGGCCATGCATGGCGTGCAGCATATCCTCCACCCGCTGACACCATTACCCGCCTGGCCGGACAATGACCGCCGCTCGAAAATCGTCTTCATCACCCGTGATATGGAGCGGGAAACGGTCGAGCGTATTTTTAAGGTGATCACACAGGTGGCAAGGCGCGGCCAGTAA
- a CDS encoding IS5 family transposase, which yields MKPYQQMSFADAEYANKGKVTRREKFLDQLDGLLPWQAMIDVIEPHYAPGNGRGRKPFALELMLRAHVAQIIYNYSDPGMEDALYEIESLRRFCGIRLEAVPDESTILQFRHLLEKHGLMDQIFQIINQTLSERGLFLKAGTIVDASLIAAPTSTKNKSRSRDPEMHSSKKGNQWFFGSKFHIGVDHETGLVHTLKVTSGHVSDVAEAAALLHGEEQFIHGDAGYQGLDKRPEMPVENPPACVIAMRPGKLARLTKDDSGAAQLLREAARELAKRRAKVEHVFRDIKIRFGYAKNRYRGLAKNAARLTFLTAIANVIRGDAYERRCLVASEI from the coding sequence ATGAAACCTTACCAACAGATGAGTTTTGCTGATGCAGAATACGCCAATAAGGGCAAAGTCACGCGCCGCGAGAAGTTTCTCGATCAACTTGACGGGTTATTGCCTTGGCAGGCTATGATTGATGTTATTGAACCACACTATGCGCCAGGCAATGGGCGTGGCCGCAAACCATTTGCCCTGGAATTGATGCTGCGCGCGCATGTTGCGCAAATTATCTACAACTATTCCGATCCGGGCATGGAAGATGCGCTGTATGAGATTGAATCACTGCGCCGCTTTTGCGGCATTCGTCTGGAAGCCGTGCCGGATGAAAGCACCATTTTGCAATTTCGGCATTTACTGGAAAAACACGGGTTAATGGATCAGATCTTCCAGATCATCAACCAAACGCTGAGTGAGCGTGGGCTGTTCTTGAAAGCCGGCACCATCGTCGATGCCAGCCTGATTGCCGCGCCGACTTCGACCAAAAATAAAAGCCGGTCGCGTGATCCAGAAATGCATTCCAGTAAAAAGGGCAATCAATGGTTTTTCGGCAGCAAGTTTCATATCGGCGTCGATCATGAAACCGGGTTGGTGCATACGCTCAAAGTAACCTCGGGGCATGTCAGCGACGTTGCCGAAGCCGCCGCCCTGCTGCATGGCGAGGAACAGTTTATTCATGGCGATGCCGGATATCAGGGGCTGGATAAACGCCCGGAGATGCCGGTGGAAAACCCTCCGGCCTGCGTGATCGCGATGCGTCCGGGCAAACTGGCCAGACTCACGAAAGACGATTCCGGAGCGGCTCAACTACTGCGCGAGGCCGCCCGCGAACTGGCGAAACGCCGCGCCAAAGTCGAACACGTGTTTCGGGATATCAAAATCCGCTTTGGGTATGCTAAAAATCGCTATCGTGGCCTGGCCAAAAATGCGGCCCGCTTGACCTTCCTGACAGCCATTGCCAACGTCATCCGTGGTGATGCTTATGAACGTCGATGTCTTGTTGCGTCTGAAATTTGA
- a CDS encoding ClpXP protease specificity-enhancing factor has product MKDIAIKPYLIRAVYEWCIASEVAPHLTAVSIHCHNLPENLVLHEDVTLNIDPVATDGLSINDEFVQFNARFNGISRKILIPIEAVKAIFSKELEHGLSFTPETKNEKVKIPVKTIDSKINTQVNRDKSFLKIVK; this is encoded by the coding sequence ATGAAAGATATAGCAATCAAACCCTATTTAATACGTGCGGTTTATGAGTGGTGCATTGCCAGTGAGGTCGCTCCTCATCTTACTGCTGTTTCTATTCATTGCCACAACTTGCCGGAAAACCTGGTTCTGCATGAGGACGTGACTCTGAATATAGATCCAGTCGCAACGGATGGCCTCTCAATAAACGATGAATTTGTACAATTTAACGCTCGTTTTAATGGAATTTCCAGAAAAATTTTAATTCCTATTGAAGCTGTCAAAGCAATTTTTTCCAAGGAATTGGAACATGGATTAAGTTTCACTCCTGAAACTAAGAATGAAAAAGTCAAGATACCTGTTAAAACAATAGACTCTAAAATAAATACTCAAGTTAACCGCGATAAATCTTTCCTGAAAATCGTAAAGTAA
- the rlmB gene encoding 23S rRNA (guanosine(2251)-2'-O)-methyltransferase RlmB translates to MTHSYSIFSFHAIASRLRQHPDSIQEIYLDENRQDQRARDLVKRAKETSVRLILCHQDRLNRIAGTVHHQGVVANVRHLKKYASIEDMLDSLAEPALLLVLDGVKDPHNLGACLRVADAFGVHAVITPKDRAVGLTATVHKVASGAADNVPLFPVTNLARTLDELKEGGIWVMGAAADAGNRLDSVTLKGPMAWVLGAEGEGMRRLTRERCDQLVQIPMVGGVESLNVSVSAGICLFETFRQHAYALKLPGEDIASSQEAVRE, encoded by the coding sequence ATGACGCACTCATACTCTATATTTAGCTTCCACGCCATTGCCAGCCGTTTGCGGCAACACCCTGACAGTATCCAAGAAATTTATCTGGATGAGAATCGCCAGGATCAACGTGCGCGCGACCTGGTTAAGCGTGCAAAAGAAACTTCGGTTCGACTGATCCTCTGTCATCAGGACAGACTGAATCGCATAGCTGGGACAGTTCACCACCAAGGTGTGGTTGCCAATGTGCGCCATCTCAAAAAATACGCCAGTATCGAGGACATGCTGGATAGCCTGGCGGAGCCGGCGCTACTCCTTGTGCTGGATGGCGTAAAGGATCCACATAATCTGGGAGCTTGTTTGCGGGTTGCTGATGCATTTGGTGTGCATGCTGTCATCACACCCAAGGATCGCGCAGTGGGCTTGACTGCTACTGTGCATAAGGTGGCAAGTGGCGCGGCCGACAACGTGCCACTTTTCCCCGTAACTAATCTTGCCAGAACCCTGGATGAGCTCAAGGAAGGTGGCATTTGGGTAATGGGCGCGGCAGCCGATGCGGGCAATCGGCTGGATTCGGTTACGTTAAAAGGCCCCATGGCCTGGGTGCTGGGCGCCGAAGGGGAAGGAATGCGCCGCTTGACCAGAGAGCGCTGCGATCAATTGGTGCAGATTCCCATGGTGGGCGGCGTCGAGAGCCTGAATGTATCAGTAAGTGCAGGGATTTGTTTATTCGAGACGTTCCGGCAGCATGCGTATGCGCTCAAGCTACCGGGTGAAGATATTGCATCAAGCCAGGAGGCTGTCCGAGAATAG
- a CDS encoding SRPBCC family protein translates to MFNLGSMLNLGSTEPVVGRASTLVRCSTGELFRFLGENLFQNYPKWSPEVKELDQITPGPVQLGTIGRQVRIDHGRRTESRFKISAYDPGERLTLLGMPDPFRCTYEFQRIDSDETTRLTFTFELLELLMVMRPMEGLVRAAIKDGAERTVQNIKRLIETEKSANALPGQKLP, encoded by the coding sequence ATGTTCAATTTAGGTTCCATGCTTAATCTGGGCTCTACCGAGCCTGTCGTAGGCAGGGCATCTACTTTAGTGCGATGCTCAACCGGAGAACTCTTCCGATTTCTCGGTGAAAATCTGTTCCAGAATTATCCGAAATGGTCACCGGAAGTCAAAGAACTCGATCAGATTACACCCGGCCCGGTTCAACTGGGCACAATCGGCCGCCAGGTGCGCATCGATCACGGACGCCGCACCGAATCCCGGTTCAAAATATCGGCGTATGATCCGGGTGAACGCCTGACGCTTCTGGGCATGCCCGATCCTTTTCGCTGCACCTATGAATTTCAGCGTATCGATTCGGATGAAACCACGCGGCTGACGTTTACGTTTGAGCTGCTTGAATTGCTGATGGTCATGCGGCCCATGGAGGGACTGGTGCGCGCAGCGATCAAGGATGGCGCCGAACGAACGGTGCAGAATATCAAACGCCTGATCGAAACCGAAAAATCCGCAAACGCACTGCCCGGCCAGAAATTGCCGTAA
- a CDS encoding glutathione S-transferase N-terminal domain-containing protein: MMTLYSIATCPFSHRCRIVLHEKDMDFQVIDVDPNNIPEDLAVISPYGKMPLLVERDLVLYEANIINEYIDERFPHPQLMPADPVMRARARLLLHRFEKELFCHIEALENNDRKSIDRIRVEMSNGLTMIAAIFDKQKYMLGDEYSMLDVAIAPLLWRLDHYGIKLPKQAASLLKYAERLFIRPLFIDALTPSEKLMRK; encoded by the coding sequence ATGATGACGCTCTACTCAATTGCAACATGCCCATTCAGTCATCGTTGTCGGATAGTGTTGCACGAGAAAGACATGGATTTTCAGGTGATTGATGTTGATCCTAACAACATCCCCGAGGATCTTGCAGTCATCAGCCCTTACGGTAAGATGCCTCTGTTAGTAGAGCGAGATCTGGTCTTATATGAAGCGAATATCATTAATGAGTACATCGATGAGCGTTTTCCACATCCACAATTAATGCCGGCTGATCCGGTGATGCGGGCGCGGGCGAGACTTTTGTTGCATCGGTTTGAAAAAGAACTGTTCTGTCATATCGAGGCGCTTGAAAATAATGATCGAAAATCGATTGATCGTATTCGTGTCGAGATGTCCAATGGACTGACCATGATTGCTGCTATTTTTGATAAGCAGAAATATATGCTGGGGGACGAATACTCCATGCTGGATGTTGCAATTGCGCCACTTTTATGGCGGCTTGATCATTATGGAATCAAACTGCCTAAGCAGGCCGCCTCACTACTTAAGTATGCCGAGCGTTTATTTATCAGGCCATTGTTTATTGATGCGTTGACACCTTCCGAAAAATTGATGCGGAAATGA
- a CDS encoding glycerophosphodiester phosphodiesterase, with the protein MPGLILQAATAASFDDDFIKTKPSKEFKTLKTQHLKKLKARHLNVQLGPRPFFLVDDMDESPLKTKLLSCSEGPFKASSFSIGHRGAALQFPEHTRESYLAAARMGAGILECDVTFTRDRELVCRHSQCDLHTTTNILAIPELAAKCSEPFTPAEINSATGEVIRPASAKCCTSDITLAEFKTLSGKMDASNRAATTVQQFLEGTVPWRTDLYADKGTVLSHRESIALFKSLGAKMTPELKEPEVPMPFQGDFTQQTYAQKMIDEYKQAGIHPKDVYAQSFNLEDVRYWIENEPVFGKQAVYLDGRYDDPQFDHTNPSTWQPDMQELIAAGVSIIAPPMWMLVAVGDNQEIVPSIYARKAREAGLDIIAWTFERSEPLVNDGAWYHQTTDAVVNNDGDKYVTLDVLAKQVGILGIFSDWPATVTYYANCMKLK; encoded by the coding sequence ATGCCTGGTTTGATACTGCAGGCTGCCACAGCTGCATCTTTCGATGATGATTTTATCAAGACAAAACCATCTAAAGAGTTTAAAACACTTAAAACACAGCATCTCAAAAAGCTGAAAGCGCGGCATCTTAATGTGCAATTAGGACCGCGTCCTTTCTTCCTGGTTGATGATATGGATGAAAGTCCGCTCAAAACAAAACTACTTTCGTGTTCGGAAGGGCCATTCAAGGCCAGCAGTTTTTCAATTGGCCACCGTGGTGCGGCCTTACAATTTCCAGAGCACACCCGCGAGTCTTATCTTGCTGCCGCCAGAATGGGTGCAGGGATTCTGGAATGCGATGTTACTTTCACCCGTGATCGTGAATTGGTCTGCCGCCATTCACAATGCGACCTGCATACGACCACGAACATTCTTGCCATCCCCGAGCTGGCCGCGAAATGTTCCGAGCCATTTACTCCCGCTGAAATTAACTCTGCTACCGGTGAAGTCATCAGGCCAGCATCAGCCAAATGCTGCACTAGCGACATCACGCTTGCCGAATTCAAAACTCTTTCTGGAAAAATGGATGCAAGTAATCGTGCAGCAACCACCGTACAGCAGTTTCTGGAAGGCACAGTCCCATGGAGAACGGATCTCTATGCTGACAAGGGTACAGTTCTTTCTCACAGGGAAAGCATCGCGCTATTTAAATCTCTGGGCGCCAAAATGACGCCTGAGCTCAAGGAACCAGAAGTGCCCATGCCTTTTCAGGGAGATTTTACGCAGCAGACCTACGCACAAAAAATGATCGATGAATACAAACAGGCTGGCATTCATCCAAAGGATGTCTACGCGCAATCCTTTAACCTTGAAGATGTGCGCTATTGGATCGAGAATGAACCTGTTTTTGGAAAACAAGCAGTCTATCTCGACGGACGCTATGATGACCCGCAGTTTGATCACACCAATCCTTCTACCTGGCAACCTGACATGCAGGAACTCATTGCCGCAGGAGTCAGCATTATCGCGCCACCAATGTGGATGCTCGTCGCTGTCGGTGACAACCAGGAAATTGTCCCATCGATTTATGCTAGAAAAGCAAGGGAAGCAGGACTCGATATCATCGCCTGGACGTTTGAGCGTTCCGAACCGCTGGTCAATGATGGTGCCTGGTACCATCAAACGACGGATGCAGTCGTCAACAATGATGGAGACAAATACGTTACGCTTGATGTGCTGGCAAAGCAAGTTGGTATTTTGGGTATTTTTTCAGACTGGCCTGCAACGGTCACTTATTACGCAAATTGTATGAAGCTGAAGTAA
- a CDS encoding methyltransferase, with translation MSHNTDSNVQIPQVDDRPVWDVVFAVYGYPALLLAHRLKIFPLLAERACTLPEICAALNIHQRPAEAILTAATALGFLSLQAERYALTPVTREYLLEESPNYFGFFWDLMIDNYQVCSFKELEKAVLTDAPQAYGGGDIFKSHEEQIELLHRFTCGMHSISITPALVWPGIMDFSKHRVMLDIGGGSGAHSIGAALRLPDLQKALILDFPQVCEVAEGYIAQYNLQDRVKTHPGNIWQDHWPQADLHLFSNLYHDWLPEKCHFLTAKSFNSLESGGWIVIHEMLYNDEKNGPFASAAFSMMMLGWTEGKQYSGQELSAMLKKIGFQDIRIHKAFGYYSIVTGVKP, from the coding sequence ATGTCGCACAATACTGATTCCAATGTTCAGATACCACAGGTGGATGATCGTCCGGTGTGGGATGTCGTCTTTGCGGTTTATGGCTATCCGGCATTACTCCTGGCCCACCGCTTGAAAATATTTCCTTTGCTGGCTGAACGTGCGTGCACCCTGCCGGAAATTTGCGCTGCGCTGAACATACATCAGCGCCCTGCGGAAGCGATCCTGACGGCGGCCACTGCACTGGGCTTTCTTTCCTTACAAGCGGAGCGATATGCACTGACGCCGGTTACGCGAGAGTATCTACTTGAAGAAAGCCCCAATTACTTCGGTTTTTTCTGGGATCTGATGATCGACAATTATCAGGTATGTTCCTTCAAAGAGCTCGAAAAAGCAGTCCTCACCGATGCGCCGCAGGCTTACGGCGGCGGCGATATATTCAAATCGCATGAAGAGCAGATCGAACTGCTCCACCGCTTCACTTGTGGCATGCACAGTATCAGCATCACGCCCGCGCTCGTCTGGCCGGGTATCATGGATTTTTCAAAGCACCGCGTGATGCTCGACATCGGCGGTGGTTCCGGCGCGCATTCGATCGGCGCGGCGCTGCGGCTGCCGGACTTGCAGAAAGCGCTGATCCTGGATTTTCCGCAGGTTTGCGAAGTGGCTGAAGGTTACATTGCACAATATAACTTGCAGGATCGCGTCAAAACACACCCGGGCAATATCTGGCAGGATCACTGGCCGCAGGCGGATTTGCATCTTTTCTCCAATCTGTATCACGACTGGTTGCCGGAAAAATGTCATTTTCTGACGGCAAAGAGCTTCAACAGTCTTGAATCCGGCGGGTGGATAGTCATTCATGAAATGCTCTACAATGACGAAAAAAACGGCCCTTTCGCTTCCGCGGCATTCAGCATGATGATGCTGGGCTGGACGGAAGGTAAACAGTATTCCGGCCAGGAATTGTCCGCCATGCTGAAGAAAATCGGTTTCCAGGATATCCGAATTCACAAGGCATTCGGCTATTACAGCATAGTGACCGGCGTGAAACCCTGA